The DNA segment aattacaaaattatccttcCAATTGATTTGgaaaaaatcttttcaaaattcattaaggatatttatgtaatttcaagtacAACGTGTAACCCTCTatgtacatgtagcatcaccCATAATAATTAGGGGCCtactcttaaatatttattaataaaaaaatatgtatgtatatgatcctagctagctagctatagTATTATAAATAGAGACCCGAATGTGCCAACAATATtctcatccaaaacttgaaacaaaattaaataacacaCTAGAATTCAAATATGGGTTTGAAGGCGATTTTTTTTCTTGGCTTGTTCTTGGCTACGTTTCTTCTTGTTCTCTCTGAAGTGTCTGCAGCTAGAGAATTGGCTGAGGCTACGGACACTACTCTGGACACAAGTAAGCATCATAtccaaattaatatatatatatatatatatatatatatatattatttgatccACTATGAAATTAATCTTTTTTCTTgacatgttatatatatatgccaAATCATGTAAATAGTAAtacttatattattaatttttcagcAAAAAATATAGATCATGATGAGGCGGATGAGGAGGTTAGTGATGAGAAATATTATCGGGGAGGTGGCTATGGAGGGTATGGTGGTGGTGGCTATGGAGGATATCGTGGTGGCGGAGGCCGTTATGGAGGAGGCGGATATGGAGGTGGCCGAGGTGGATACGGAGGTGGCCGAGGTGGATACGGTGGTGGATACGGAGGCGGCCGAGGTGGATACGGAGGCGGCCGAGGTGGATATGGAGGCGGCCGTGGTGGTCATGGTGGTGGAGGTCATGGGGGTGGACACCCTTGAAGTACTGGTTTTGGTCGGAGCTACTTGCATTGCTTCAGGCGTTGTTCCTATGTTGAACTTACCAAGCTATAGATGCATGCATGTGGAAAATATAGTTAGACTTGGTTGCTTGATATATAGTttgcaaattaaataaattgcgaGAAGGGGACATATATGCCTCGTGAGACACGTGTACAAGTGTGTTTATGTGCAATAATACAGTAATCAAGTcactttttttattataaatttttacataGACTTCAAGCATTTACATTCtaatctaataaataaataaagtacATTAGGACCTTGTCGTGCATGCACAAATAATAGCACAGACTAATTAATCTCAACTCAATAAAAAAGGCGTTTATGAGACATATttaacacacacatatacatacatatatatatatatatgtatgtatatcaATTAGTTGAGTAAATAAGTTTTCACCAAGAATACACAATATCAACTCAAAGTTTCAAACAACGCAAGATCAAAATGTATTTGCCAACTCAAATATTTATAAAACGTTTAAGAGTAACTTATTAGAAATTAAGAACAATCACAATCGTAAAGGAATTTCTAAGCATTCTAACACCAAAAAAATTCTAGCACAAAGTAGAATATCATGTTGGCATCAACTCGAGTATTTTTGTAAGTAAGTTATTGTACCAAGTTTTCTTGATGATTTGTGACTGAAATTTGAATTCATTTGTCATTTTTATTGATGAGTGCAACAACCTTGAGTTTTGACAAAAACATCAACTTTTATTCATGTCTTGTTTAATTTGCAGCTGCGACTCAACTAGTTCGATTTCATATACTTTTCCTCATGCATCACCAGACTGCAAATTTTATACTGATATGATCCTCTATGAGTCTAGCAAGTTTGCAATGCAAAAAATAGTTTGTCATTTGGATACTCGATTAAGGAGTTATGCCATTTTCCCAAGATCGCTGCAAGCTGCCTGAAACTCaactatgcatatatatattataaaaatctcaaaatccaaaattttgaaaataaaatcagTTTCAAATTCTCTTTCAAGAACGacctgctctgataccaaatgatatgattAAAAACATGTGTAGAGGAGGGTGAATACATACTTTCAAAAGTTTCGAGCTACAATAactcgttcttgaaatgttcaaaaatgaACTGAGCACCGAGAGATTAAATTGAGTA comes from the Henckelia pumila isolate YLH828 chromosome 1, ASM3356847v2, whole genome shotgun sequence genome and includes:
- the LOC140874798 gene encoding uncharacterized protein isoform X2, whose translation is MGLKAIFFLGLFLATFLLVLSEVSAARELAEATDTTLDTTKNIDHDEADEEVSDEKYYRGGGYGGYGGGGYGGYRGGGGRYGGGGYGGGRGGYGGGRGGYGGGRGGYGGGYGSGRGGYGGGRGGHGGGGHGGGHP
- the LOC140874798 gene encoding uncharacterized protein isoform X1; this translates as MGLKAIFFLGLFLATFLLVLSEVSAARELAEATDTTLDTTKNIDHDEADEEVSDEKYYRGGGYGGYGGGGYGGYRGGGGRYGGGGYGGGRGGYGGGRGGYGGGYGGGRGGYGGGRGGYGGGRGGHGGGGHGGGHP